In the genome of Candidatus Binataceae bacterium, the window GGCGGCGCCGCTACGGCAAGAGAAGTCTGTGACTGCGCAGCGACGATCGGCCCGAATCCCCCTTTCGAGTCGCGATGCCGTCCTTAGCGGATCGGCAGAACCTGACTAAACCACGAGAGCTGGTTCGCGCGGGATTAGTTCGAGCTGGCCGTTGCCGGCGTCGAGGTATTCCTGCGCGATCCGATCCTCCTCACGTTCCACGGTCTCCTCCTGATCGAGCAGCACCTTCATGGTTTCAAGATGCCGGCGAATCTCCGCGGCCAACTCGTGGTTGACGCCCTTGACCAGCGCGAGTTGTTCGATCGACGCCTCGCGAATCCGCCGCAGACTACCGAAGTGGCGCAACAGCGAGCGCCGGCGCACCGGGCCGATCCCTTCGATGTCGTCGAGCACCGAACGCAGCCGCGCCCGCCGGCGCAGTTCACGATTGTAGGTAATCGCGAAGCGATGAGCTTCGTCGCGGATGCGCACGAGCAAAAAGAGCGCAGTCGAGTTCTTCGGCAGAACGATCGGATCTTTGCGATTCGGGATAAATACCCGCTCGTCGGATTTCTGCACCGCACGTTCGCGCCGATCATTCAAAACATGCTGCTTGGCCAACGAGATGACGTCGAATTGATCGCTGAGGTTGTGCTCCTTGAGCACTTCGAGCGCAACGTTGAGTTGTCCTTTGCCGCCGTCGATCACCCATAAATCGGGAAACTCATGCTCCTCGACGGCGCGCCGCAGCCGGCGTCCGAGGACTTCGTAGAGGCTGGCAAAATCGTCCTGTCCCACGACCGTGCGAATCCGGTAGCGCCGGTAGAGTTCCTTGCGCGGCTCGCCTTCGTCGAAGGTGGCCTGCGACCCGACCACCATCGAGCCCTGCAAATTTGAAATGTCGTAACACTCGATGCGTTTCGGGGTGCTGCGCAGATGCAGCTTCGTGCGCAGTTCGTCGAGCATCTTCTCGCGCGTGTTCTCGTTGTCGCGGCGCGAGGCGAAGCTCTGACGCGCGTTCTGGGTCGCCATCTCGAGCAGCCGCACCTTGTCGCCGCGTTGCGGCACGAAAACTTCGACTTTTCGTCCGCGCCGCTCAGTGAGCAGCTCGGCGCGCACGGCGGCATCGTCGAGCTCGACCGGCAGGATCACTTCATCGGGTAACATGCGCGCGCCGGCATAGAACTGGGTCAGCAAATCGGCCAGGACTTCCTCTTCAGGAAATTCCAGGTCCTGAAAACTCCAACTGCGGGTGCTGGTGAGCTTGCCGTTGCGCACCATCAGCAC includes:
- the uvrC gene encoding excinuclease ABC subunit UvrC; the encoded protein is MARGGSQGRRQAAATLRSLTALRGGVAEAADAASALTETTTSGDAAPLSGAASPLVPAPEHLGPRYDSLIAYERAAASPPPAHTLEAEADDHKDHDEFGDKLDTVSTDPGVYLLKDRNGKVLYVGKAKSLRSRVRSYFRDGGDGRFQVRFLMRRVHDFDTLVARSEKEALILENNLIKQYKPRYNIRLKDDKSYLSAKVTNHAWPRISVTRRIVKDGGRYLGPFGSADGLRETIDVIRKVFPLRTCSDSVFRNRARPCIEYQIKRCLGPCCLPVDREEYGRHLHAAEMLLEGKNLELLKEMRERMRLHADLLEFEEAARLRDRVRAIEKTVERQTVLHHWGGDQDVFGLYRQGGFIEAIVLMVRNGKLTSTRSWSFQDLEFPEEEVLADLLTQFYAGARMLPDEVILPVELDDAAVRAELLTERRGRKVEVFVPQRGDKVRLLEMATQNARQSFASRRDNENTREKMLDELRTKLHLRSTPKRIECYDISNLQGSMVVGSQATFDEGEPRKELYRRYRIRTVVGQDDFASLYEVLGRRLRRAVEEHEFPDLWVIDGGKGQLNVALEVLKEHNLSDQFDVISLAKQHVLNDRRERAVQKSDERVFIPNRKDPIVLPKNSTALFLLVRIRDEAHRFAITYNRELRRRARLRSVLDDIEGIGPVRRRSLLRHFGSLRRIREASIEQLALVKGVNHELAAEIRRHLETMKVLLDQEETVEREEDRIAQEYLDAGNGQLELIPREPALVV